A window of the Desulfobacula toluolica Tol2 genome harbors these coding sequences:
- a CDS encoding elongator complex protein 3, producing the protein MAQTIKPLVIPVFIPHSGCPHQCAFCNQTIITNQGFIPNQRSILPDKKIIHDIVTQYSRYKGRRKQVELAFFGGNFLGLDHDNIIELLDLVQPYIHANKIDGIRFSTRPDTITPTTLDLIKPYTVSAVELGVQSMNDAVLLNSKRGHTQMDTLHAIRLLKEHALNIGVQVMVGLPGDTEELLLDSTKELAELAPDFARIYPLVVLKHSLMAQWYDQGRYKPLSLEDSVRLVKKMFHIFKTANVNVIRMGLQASDIMEDKSMVLAGPWHPAFGHLVFSQILYDTACHKIDHYPDVLNSRKLALTIHPKSESRLRGDKNSNLKKFKQRYPGLDFVLCLNEAIAENQVQINEINSTTKGKRL; encoded by the coding sequence ATGGCCCAGACAATAAAACCTCTTGTTATTCCAGTGTTTATTCCCCATTCAGGATGTCCCCATCAATGTGCATTCTGTAATCAAACCATTATTACCAATCAAGGTTTTATTCCCAATCAAAGATCAATACTGCCGGATAAAAAGATTATTCATGATATTGTGACACAATATTCCAGGTACAAAGGCAGGCGCAAACAGGTGGAACTTGCCTTTTTCGGAGGGAATTTTTTGGGACTGGATCACGACAACATCATTGAATTGCTTGATTTGGTCCAACCGTATATCCATGCAAACAAAATTGACGGCATAAGGTTTTCCACCCGGCCGGATACCATCACCCCAACAACACTTGATCTTATAAAACCGTATACTGTCTCTGCTGTTGAACTTGGGGTACAGTCAATGAATGATGCGGTCCTGTTAAATTCAAAAAGGGGCCATACCCAGATGGATACCCTGCATGCCATACGCTTGTTGAAAGAACATGCTCTCAACATTGGTGTCCAGGTTATGGTGGGGCTGCCCGGGGATACGGAAGAGTTATTGTTGGACAGTACAAAAGAATTGGCCGAACTTGCTCCGGATTTTGCAAGAATTTATCCTTTGGTGGTGCTGAAACACAGCTTGATGGCGCAATGGTATGATCAAGGCAGATATAAGCCGCTGAGCCTTGAAGATAGTGTGAGGTTGGTTAAAAAAATGTTTCATATATTTAAGACTGCTAACGTTAATGTTATTCGCATGGGGCTGCAGGCATCTGATATAATGGAAGATAAATCAATGGTGCTTGCCGGTCCCTGGCATCCGGCTTTTGGTCACCTGGTTTTTTCTCAAATTTTATATGACACGGCTTGTCATAAGATTGATCACTACCCGGACGTGTTAAACTCCCGGAAACTGGCCCTGACAATTCATCCAAAATCAGAATCGCGCTTGAGAGGCGATAAAAATTCCAATTTAAAAAAATTTAAGCAACGGTATCCAGGGCTTGATTTCGTTCTTTGTTTAAATGA
- the rnc gene encoding ribonuclease III: MIDLHIHSTASDGSFSPLEIMTLAKETGVRAISITDHDTLDGIKEIQKHPLFVCPEFIAGVEISCEPPTEFKYLGSIHLLGYGFSVYDKNLNAILDEAKKARAQRNPEIIKRLNSLGFDITIEQVEQHFGATQTGRPHIAELMKELGYVKTFKEAFDKYLGKDKPAYVDKYKVSCQKAIQTIQQAGGISVLAHPGLLTFNKTHQMETFIDVLISYGLEGIEVYYTDHDAAMTSYYQRLAIQKNLMMTGGSDFHGDFNDGVRIGTGKDNLNIGYSLFKALTVRLESIKEEYAKEKHTLVSILEKNIGYVFKDISFLNTALCHRSYLNENQDSCTGDNERLEFLGDAVLGLCIGQLLMEKSPSKKEGELSKLRSNLVSEPALADMARCIDLGRFIRLGKGEALSRGFDKNSILSDAFEAVIAAVYLDGGFDTAYRLIHDLFSDSLDELLSNEKIIDYKSLLQEFSQEHGGITPQYVVINETGPDHDKTFEISLNLFGIKSKGLGKTKKAAEQDCAKKALKMLKKIHF; this comes from the coding sequence TTGATTGATCTGCACATACATTCAACAGCGTCAGACGGGTCATTTTCTCCTTTGGAAATTATGACTCTGGCCAAAGAAACCGGAGTCAGGGCAATTTCTATAACCGATCATGATACCCTGGACGGTATCAAAGAAATCCAAAAACATCCTCTGTTTGTTTGTCCCGAATTTATTGCCGGGGTTGAAATCAGTTGTGAACCGCCAACCGAGTTCAAATATTTGGGAAGCATTCATTTGCTGGGATACGGCTTCAGTGTTTATGATAAAAATCTTAACGCCATTCTTGATGAAGCAAAAAAAGCCAGGGCTCAACGAAATCCGGAGATTATCAAGAGATTAAACAGCCTGGGGTTTGACATCACTATCGAACAGGTTGAACAGCACTTTGGTGCAACTCAGACAGGCCGTCCTCACATTGCAGAGCTGATGAAGGAGCTGGGGTATGTCAAAACCTTTAAAGAAGCGTTTGACAAGTACCTGGGCAAAGATAAACCTGCATATGTGGATAAATATAAAGTATCCTGTCAAAAGGCAATTCAAACAATTCAACAGGCAGGCGGGATTTCTGTCCTGGCGCATCCTGGTCTGTTGACGTTCAATAAAACCCATCAGATGGAAACATTTATTGATGTCTTGATCAGCTATGGTCTGGAAGGCATAGAGGTGTATTATACGGATCATGATGCTGCGATGACATCGTATTATCAACGGCTTGCAATCCAAAAGAATCTTATGATGACAGGCGGTTCGGATTTTCATGGAGATTTTAATGACGGTGTCCGAATTGGTACTGGAAAAGATAATCTTAATATTGGATACTCATTGTTTAAAGCATTAACTGTGCGGCTGGAATCAATCAAAGAAGAATATGCCAAAGAAAAACATACATTGGTCAGCATCCTTGAAAAGAATATCGGGTATGTGTTTAAAGATATATCTTTTTTGAACACTGCGTTGTGCCATAGGTCGTATTTAAATGAAAACCAGGATTCCTGCACTGGTGATAACGAACGGCTTGAGTTCTTGGGAGATGCTGTTCTGGGGCTTTGCATCGGGCAACTGTTAATGGAAAAAAGTCCTTCTAAAAAAGAAGGAGAATTGTCAAAATTAAGATCCAATCTCGTCAGCGAGCCTGCCCTTGCAGATATGGCAAGATGCATTGATCTTGGCCGTTTTATCCGGCTTGGAAAAGGCGAAGCTCTTTCCAGGGGATTTGATAAAAATTCCATATTATCAGATGCCTTTGAAGCTGTTATTGCAGCCGTTTATCTGGACGGGGGATTTGATACTGCCTACCGGCTGATTCACGATCTTTTCAGCGACAGTCTTGACGAGCTTTTGTCCAATGAAAAGATCATTGATTATAAGAGTCTGTTGCAGGAATTTTCCCAGGAGCATGGTGGCATAACTCCTCAATATGTTGTTATCAATGAAACCGGTCCTGATCATGATAAAACTTTTGAGATCAGTTTGAACCTTTTTGGTATCAAGTCCAAAGGTCTTGGCAAAACAAAAAAAGCAGCAGAACAGGACTGTGCTAAAAAAGCCCTGAAGATGCTTAAAAAAATACATTTTTGA